A window of the Planktothrix tepida PCC 9214 genome harbors these coding sequences:
- a CDS encoding DUF4276 family protein, translated as MKVIVYVEGKSDKLAMESLLKDLIENQQFQGITIQFFAAKGSDNQRGGDAKKELLEVIPKKAINVLKNNPDSIVAVIPDLYPPNKGFPHKTYQELKAGIIAKFNQELTQKGLNDQRLIERFKVFCFKYDLETLVLASETQLKTRLGLRKDQNFPISWTIPVEDQNHDQPPSRIVERLFKEYNKTYQKTVDSTLILGKANYQDLAERCPQCFKPFVEFLENLSLPQEDL; from the coding sequence ATGAAGGTAATAGTTTATGTAGAAGGAAAATCAGATAAGTTAGCAATGGAATCCCTGTTAAAAGATTTAATTGAAAATCAGCAATTTCAAGGAATTACAATTCAATTCTTTGCAGCCAAAGGAAGCGATAATCAAAGAGGCGGAGATGCTAAAAAAGAATTATTAGAAGTAATTCCTAAAAAAGCAATTAATGTTTTAAAAAATAATCCTGATTCAATTGTTGCCGTTATTCCTGACTTATACCCTCCCAATAAAGGGTTTCCTCATAAAACTTATCAAGAATTAAAAGCAGGGATAATAGCTAAGTTTAATCAAGAACTAACTCAAAAAGGACTTAATGATCAGCGATTAATAGAACGATTTAAGGTTTTTTGCTTTAAATATGACTTAGAGACCTTAGTTTTAGCCTCGGAGACTCAACTTAAAACTCGTCTAGGCTTAAGAAAAGATCAGAACTTCCCTATTTCTTGGACAATTCCTGTAGAAGATCAAAATCATGATCAGCCACCGAGTAGAATTGTAGAAAGATTATTTAAAGAGTATAATAAAACTTATCAAAAAACAGTAGATTCAACGTTGATTTTAGGGAAAGCTAATTATCAGGATCTTGCTGAAAGATGTCCTCAATGCTTTAAACCCTTCGTTGAATTCTTAGAAAACTTATCATTACCCCAGGAAGATTTATGA
- the ureC gene encoding urease subunit alpha yields the protein MSYKMDRQAYAETFGPTVGDRIRLADTELIIEVERDYTTYGDEVKFGGGKVIRDGMGQSPITRENGAVDLVITNALIVDWWGIVKADVGIKDGKIYKIGKAGNPYIQDHIDIIIGPATEAIAGEGMILTAGGIDSHIHFICPQQIETAIASGITTMIGGGTGPATGTNATTCTPGAWNIYRMLEAAEAFPMNLGFLGKGNSSQPQGLVEQIVAGAMGLKLHEDWGTTPAAIDTCLNIADEYDVQVAIHTDTLNEAGFVETTIEAFKNRVIHTYHTEGAGGGHAPDIIKVCGLENVLPSSTNPTRPYTMNTLEEHLDMLMVCHHLDRNIPEDVAFAESRIRRETIAAEDILHDLGAFSMISSDSQAMGRVGESIIRTWQTAHKMKVQRGLLPESKNSQETHDNFRVKRYIAKYTINPAITHGISDYVGSIAEGKLADLCLWKPAFFGVKPELVIKGGLIAWAQMGDANASIPTPQPVHSRPMFGSFGKAIASTSLTFVSQAALDAKIPEQLGLQKQCVAVSGTRNISKADLKLNNALPKIDVDPETYQVKADGQLLTCEPATILPMAQRYFLF from the coding sequence ATGAGTTATAAAATGGATCGGCAGGCTTATGCAGAAACCTTTGGGCCTACGGTGGGCGATCGCATTCGATTAGCGGATACAGAATTAATCATTGAAGTAGAAAGAGACTATACAACCTATGGAGATGAGGTAAAATTTGGGGGCGGAAAAGTGATTCGAGATGGCATGGGACAGTCACCCATTACCCGTGAAAATGGTGCAGTTGATTTAGTAATTACTAATGCTTTAATCGTTGATTGGTGGGGCATTGTTAAAGCGGATGTAGGGATAAAAGATGGGAAAATTTATAAAATTGGTAAAGCTGGAAATCCCTATATTCAAGATCATATTGATATTATTATCGGCCCTGCAACGGAAGCGATCGCAGGAGAAGGAATGATCCTCACGGCTGGAGGAATTGATAGCCATATTCACTTTATTTGTCCTCAACAAATCGAGACCGCCATTGCATCAGGAATTACCACGATGATCGGCGGTGGAACTGGCCCCGCAACGGGAACAAATGCCACCACTTGCACTCCGGGTGCGTGGAATATTTATCGAATGTTAGAAGCGGCGGAAGCCTTTCCCATGAATTTAGGATTTTTAGGGAAAGGAAATAGTAGTCAACCCCAAGGTTTAGTTGAACAAATTGTTGCGGGGGCGATGGGTTTAAAACTCCATGAAGATTGGGGAACTACACCTGCTGCAATTGATACTTGTTTAAATATTGCGGATGAATATGATGTTCAAGTTGCCATTCATACGGATACATTAAACGAAGCAGGATTCGTAGAAACCACCATTGAAGCGTTTAAAAATCGGGTGATTCATACCTATCATACGGAAGGGGCAGGAGGCGGTCATGCGCCAGATATTATTAAAGTTTGTGGTCTTGAAAATGTCTTACCTTCTTCTACGAATCCCACTCGTCCCTATACGATGAATACTTTAGAAGAGCATCTGGATATGTTAATGGTTTGCCACCATTTAGATCGAAATATTCCAGAGGATGTCGCGTTTGCAGAATCTCGAATCCGTCGAGAAACCATTGCGGCTGAAGATATTTTGCATGATTTAGGGGCATTTAGTATGATTTCTTCTGATTCCCAAGCCATGGGACGGGTGGGAGAAAGTATTATTAGAACGTGGCAAACCGCCCATAAAATGAAAGTGCAACGGGGGCTTTTACCTGAATCTAAAAACTCTCAAGAAACCCATGATAATTTTCGCGTAAAACGCTATATTGCTAAATATACAATTAATCCAGCAATTACTCATGGAATTTCTGATTATGTCGGATCAATTGCGGAAGGAAAATTAGCCGATTTATGTTTATGGAAACCCGCTTTTTTTGGGGTTAAACCGGAATTAGTGATTAAAGGGGGGTTAATTGCTTGGGCGCAAATGGGAGATGCGAATGCAAGTATTCCTACACCCCAACCTGTCCATAGTCGCCCCATGTTTGGAAGTTTTGGAAAAGCGATCGCCTCGACATCTTTAACCTTTGTTTCTCAAGCCGCTTTAGACGCTAAAATTCCTGAACAATTGGGGTTACAAAAACAATGCGTAGCGGTTTCAGGAACTCGAAATATTAGTAAAGCGGATCTGAAATTAAATAATGCCTTACCGAAAATTGACGTAGATCCTGAAACCTATCAAGTCAAAGCAGACGGGCAATTATTAACCTGTGAACCTGCAACTATATTACCGATGGCACAGCGTTATTTCTTATTTTAA
- a CDS encoding Arm DNA-binding domain-containing protein has product MYNNSQRRKGQVGITSDRGRLKLSLPRVLFDGQQKYIHLRCPDTPEYRGKAENVVKQIEIDVANGSFDFTFKKYLTMVNVQQPQLTVIQSIQPKPELSLQQCWDLYFDYKKTSWKKGEDGTKSTMDYMKTLEKYIHKCGVTDFDALAVRKWFLDNTTESMTKRCLTHLNAAVRFAIKHRKISLVSSPFEGMPQEFTHRYEIESEPMALSLEEKQKIFEAFQNQRGNWNGRGYTGYSYSFYYPFVKGLFLIGRRPEEICQYRWGMVKSGLLHIPGRITKTSRDGKFPLYPELEELLNSIKPENPDPNAWLFPSPKGLKISYGNFSNKAWNKVVDPLFPDRNLTPRCGRDTFITEQIILHNRSESVVAKWCDTSPDEIRRRYLGDAAIYELRPGSSDSH; this is encoded by the coding sequence ATGTATAACAACTCTCAACGACGCAAGGGTCAAGTCGGAATTACAAGTGATCGGGGACGGTTAAAGTTATCTCTCCCTAGAGTTCTGTTTGACGGACAGCAAAAATACATTCATCTGCGATGTCCTGACACCCCAGAATATCGGGGTAAAGCTGAAAACGTAGTCAAACAAATTGAGATAGATGTTGCAAATGGAAGTTTTGATTTTACTTTTAAGAAATATCTGACAATGGTTAATGTTCAACAACCCCAATTAACCGTTATTCAATCCATTCAGCCTAAACCTGAGTTGTCGCTACAGCAGTGCTGGGACTTATATTTTGACTATAAAAAAACGAGTTGGAAGAAGGGAGAGGACGGGACTAAATCAACGATGGATTATATGAAAACGTTGGAAAAATATATTCATAAATGTGGTGTTACTGATTTTGATGCTTTAGCTGTTCGGAAATGGTTTTTAGACAACACCACAGAGTCTATGACTAAGCGGTGTTTAACTCACCTTAACGCTGCGGTGAGGTTTGCAATTAAACATAGAAAGATTAGTTTAGTTAGTAGTCCCTTTGAGGGAATGCCTCAAGAATTTACCCATCGTTACGAGATTGAATCAGAACCGATGGCGTTATCTTTAGAGGAAAAACAGAAAATATTTGAAGCGTTCCAAAACCAAAGAGGCAACTGGAATGGGCGGGGTTATACGGGTTATTCCTATAGTTTTTATTACCCGTTTGTTAAAGGGTTATTCCTCATCGGGAGACGACCGGAAGAAATTTGTCAGTACCGATGGGGTATGGTGAAATCTGGTCTTTTACACATCCCTGGACGGATTACAAAAACAAGTCGTGATGGCAAGTTCCCACTGTACCCTGAATTAGAGGAATTATTAAACAGTATTAAACCGGAAAACCCAGACCCTAACGCTTGGCTGTTTCCTAGTCCAAAAGGGTTAAAAATTAGCTATGGAAACTTTAGCAATAAAGCCTGGAATAAGGTTGTTGATCCTTTATTCCCAGACCGCAACTTAACGCCCCGGTGTGGACGGGATACCTTTATCACTGAACAGATTATTCTACATAATCGCTCTGAGAGTGTTGTTGCTAAATGGTGTGATACATCCCCTGATGAAATCCGAAGACGTTATCTAGGGGATGCTGCAATTTACGAGTTACGACCTGGATCTTCAGATTCCCATTGA